From the Polynucleobacter acidiphobus genome, the window CAAGCAAAAGAGTGTCATGCAACGCTGGCCGGAGAGCATCTCCAAGGGGGCCGAGTTTGTCATGCCCACCTCCAAATAAGGCGAGTCGTTTACTTTTTGCGTGAGATGAACATCACTGGAACCTTTAGGTTCCAGTAGATCGCGGCCGATCGAAAGGCAAAGATGAGTACGATGCAGGCAATCGATCCGATCATCGCATGCTCTGGAAAGTAGTTTAGGAGTAAGACATAGAGCATGCAACCGAGTGATACTGGAATCGCATAGAGCTCATAAGACATCAACAAAGTTTTGCGTCCTGCTAATACATCCCGAATCAATCCACCACCGATCGCGGTAACCACACCCAAGATGATGGCCGCTGCGGATCCACCAAAGTCATAATGCCAGGCTTTATCGGCACCTTGGATACCAAATAGGGCTGCACCTAGGCCGTCGATGTAGAGAATAGCCTTGTACAACTGAGGTTGCGATAAAGTGGACTCCGCATAGAAGGTAATAATGCTAGCAATCGCAGCAACCAGAATATAGATGGGGGCATCGGCCCAAAACACGGGCACCCCCAGAATCACATCCCGAATTGTGCCGCCACCGATCGCAGTGATGATGCCAAGCACCAAAACGCCAAAGAGATCTACGCCACGATCAGAAATAGCTAAGACGCCAGTGACCGCAAAGGCTGCGGAAGCAATAATGCCTACCCAAAAACCCAGCTCTTCCATGGAGCCCTTTTAATCGATTGTGAAGAAGGAGTAATTATTGCAAAGTATTTTTGAGGACCGGCATTTCAGGGAGTGCGAGGACGTCAATCCCCTCTTCGCGTAATGCCATCACTTCATCGGCACTGGTCTGCCCCCGAATACTGCGCTCGGGCGACTCTTTGTAATGAATCTTCCTAGCCTCCTCGGCAAAGGCTGCGCCAACATCCTCCGATTTACCGACCAACTCCCGCATCGCTTTCATGAACGTCGCCTGAATCTGGCGCTCCAACTGACCATGATCCGCATTGGATAAAGCAATGCTTTGACTTGGCTCAACGGCCACCGGCTCTTCCGCACTTACCTTGCCGCCAATATGAGGGGCCGATGGTAAGCGGCTGACATGCGCACTATCGCAGACCGGGCAGCACAACGTGCCACTGGACTGTTGCGATAAAAAGTCATCCTCCGAGGCAAACCACCCCTCAAAATGATGCTCGAGATCGCACGCTAAGTTATAGACTTTCATGAAGAACAGATGGGGATGAAGGTTGGATAATCAATAGCAACATGACATATTTATCAATGTTGCTATTTTAAGCCCTTAACGCAGTCGCCGTTGGCGATCCAGCCAGTACAGCGAGATGATGGTCTTCACATCCGTGATCGTGCCGTTCTCAACCCACTCGATCAACTCCTCAAGGGGCGCGGCAAAGACATCCAAAAACTCTTCGGCATCGAGACGCGCTGGGCCCGCCGTTAAACCCTCTGCCAAATAAATATCGATGAACTCGGTGGAATATGAAATCACCGGATGAATCCGCCGAATCTTGCTCCACCGTTTAGCAAGGTAGCCGGTCTCTTCTTGTAACTCCCGTTGCGCACAAAGCAAGGGATCCTCCCCTGGGTTAAGCTTACCTGCCGGAATCTCAATCACGGCTTGCTCGATGGGGTAACGGTATTGACGCTCCACCACAACCCGCCCATCCTCTAAGATCGGCAAAATGGCAACGGCTCCTGGATGCTCCAGATACTCTCGCAGGGCTTGCTGACCGTCTGGTAGCAACACCGTATCGCGCTTCATCTTTAAGAAGATGCCAGTGTAGACATCCTCACCCGATACGCGCTTCTCGACTAAATGGTCATCGGTATGCGCGAGATCTTGAAACGATTTCTCGCTCATACCCAAACAATTAAGAACCGACGAGGGTATTGCGCATGATATTGAGGCAGAGAGCCATGAGGCCTGCCGGGAATACACCTAAGAGGAGCACCATTAAGCCATTGAGACCCAATACCCCTTTTGCAATCCCTGAACCAGTCACCGAATGCTCATGGCTTGGTTCATCAAAATACATCACCTTCACTACGCGCAAGTAATAAAAAGCACCAATCAGTGATGCGATCACCGCAATCACAGCCAAGGCGATGTAATCAGCATCAACCAATGCTTCCAAAACAGAGAGCTTAGCGGCAAAGCCCAAAGTGGGAGGCACTCCAGCTAGGGAGAACATCATGATGAGGCCAATAAAGGCATACCATGGATGCTTGCGATTGAGACCCTTTAAACCTTCCAGGGTGTCGCAATCGTAGCCTTTGCGCGATAAGACCATCAGCAAACCAAAGGTGCCTAAAGTGGTAATCACATAGGCAATCACGTAGAACATCGAGGCACTAAAGGCATGATCATCAAAAATCGAGAGCATGCCAAGCAGCACAAAGCCCATCTGTGCAATCGCCGAGTAGGCCAACATCCGCTTGATATTGGTTTGGGCAATCGCCGTGATATTGCCAATCACCAAAGACAGAACCGCAAGAATCATCAGCATCGGCTGCCAATCCGAGATCAGCGGTAATAAGGTATTAATCAACAGGCGGAACAAGAGAGCAAAGGCAGCGAGCTTTGGAGCTGCTGCAATCAACAAGGTGACCGCGGTGGGAGCGCCTTGATACACATCGGGCACCCACATATGAAATGGCACCACACCAAACTTAAAGGCAACTCCAGCCACAATAAAGACCAGACCAAACGCCATAATGAGGTGATTAATGCGGGGATCCAGGAGGGAGCGCAAGATCTCTAGAAGATCCAGGGATCCAGTTACACCGTAGATCATCGACATACCGTAGAGCAAGAATCCCGATGCCAAGGCGCCCAATACAAAGTACTTAATCGCCGCTTCGGAGGATAGGCCGCTGGAATGGCGCATTGCCACCAAACCATAGGTCGACAAGGCCATCAACTCAAGACCAAGGTACAAGGTGATGAGGTTCGATGCCGAGATTAAGACCAATTGTCCCAATAAAGCAAATAAGGTGAGGACCAAGAAATCGGGTCGGAAGAGCCCTCGATCAATTAAATACTGCTTGGAGTAAATCAAGCTAACCAATAGCGCAAAGCAGCACCCTGCTTTGAGCAGATTGGCAATCGGGTCGGACTGGAACAGACCGGCCATGGCAAAGTACGGCAGATCAACCATTCTGCTCAAAAACACCACACCCAAACCAATTAAGAGTAAGCAGGAACAGAAATAGACAAAAGATGCTGCCCGTGGCGTATGAAATACATCACTGGCGACATGATCCTTCTTCTCTTTAATAAAGGCACTGGTCAACAGCAAATCGCTGGCCACAAAGGCCAGAACGATTTCAGGAGCAATGGCAATTAGGTCAAAAGTATCCATGCAATAACCTTACTCAGAGTTTGCTAATCGCGACATGTTCGAGCAACTGCATCACTGCTGGATGAATAATGTCGGTAAAGGGTTTTGGATACACGCCCATGCCAATCACGCAGAGCGACAAAATAATGAACATAAAAAACTCACGACCATTGAGATCCTCAAGTTTCTCGACCTCTGGATTAGTGATCGCACCAAAGATCACGCGCTTGACCATCCATAGGGAGTAGGCAGCACCAAGGATTAATGCGGTCGCTGACAGTAGACCAATCATGAAGTCGTAATCAACGGCGGCTAGGATCACCATAAACTCCCCCACAAAACCCGAGGTGGCTGGTAAACCGCAATTGGCCATCGCCATGAGGACCATAAATGCCGAGAACTTTGGCATACGATGCACCACACCACCGTAATCAGCAATCTTGCGGGTGTGCATACGGTCGTATAAAACACCAATGGCTAAGAACATCGCGCCCGATACAAATCCGTGCGAGATCATCTGAATAATGCCGCCCTCAATACCAAGAGGACTGAAGATAAAAAACCCTAGGGTCACAAAACCCATGTGCGCAATTGAGGAGTACGCCACTAACTTCTTCATATCTTGCTGAACCAGTGCTACTAAACCAACATAGATCACCGCCACCAGCGATAAGAAAATAATGATTGGTCCTAAAAGGATGCTGGCATCCGGCGCAATCGGCAACGAGAAACGCAGGAATCCATAAGCGCCAAGCTTCAACATAATGGCTGCCAGGACCACTGAGCCACCGGTTGGGGCCTCCACGTGAACATCGGGCAACCAAGTATGCAAAGGCCACATTGGCACCTTGACGGCAAAGGCCATGAAGAAGGCAATAAAGATCAGTACCTGCTCCACAATATCTAACTTCGCTCGATGCCAAGTGAGCAAGTCAAAAGTATTGGTTAGGTTGTAGAGATACAAAATGGCCACAAGAGCTAACAACGATCCCAACAAGGTATATAGGAAGAACTTAAAGGCCGCATAGATGCGGTTTTGTCCACCCCATACCCCGATGATGATGTACATCGGAATGAGTGTTGCCTCAAAGAAGATATAAAACAGTAGGCCGTCAAGCGCTGAGAACACCCCAATCATGAGGCCCGACAAAATCATGAATGCGGCATAGTATTGCGAGGCCTTCTCAGTAATCACCTCCCAAGCGGCGATCACGACAAAAATATTGATAAAGGCGGTCAACACCACAAACCATACCGAAATACCATCCACACCAAGGTGATAGTTAATGTCGTAGCGTGGAATCCAGCTATGCTTTTCCACAAACTGCATGCCAGCATTGGCAATATCAAAGTTAGCGATTAGGGGTAAGGTGGCAATAAAGCCCAAAATGGCCCCAAACAAGGCCAAATACTTCACGCCAGTGGATGGACGCTCCGAGCCATAGACCAAAATCATTAGGCCAAAAACAATCGGAATCCAAATCGCGTAAGAAAGAATCATGACCAGGTGTACTTAGTAAGCAATATAAATATGGGTATACAGAATCCAGGCCATCAAGCCAATCAAACCGACGATCATGGCAAAGGCATAGTGATAGAGATAACCCGACTGCAAATGACGAATTACTCCTGAGAACTTACCTACCAGATGAGCACTGCCGTTCACCACAAAACCATCAATGACTCGTTGATCGCCCTGCTTCCATAAGCCACCACCAATCAGGAGCGCGCCCTTTGCAAAAATCCATTGGTTCAAATCATCGAGGTAATACTTGTTATCCAAGAGAGTCTTAATAGGCGCGAAGATCTTCGCGATTTTCTCGGGCAAGGATGTAGCCCACAGGTAGCAAATGGCAGCCACCAATACACCCAAGACCAACAAAATAAACACGGGGGTCGTAAAGCCATGCAAGGCCATTGCCACTGGGCCATGGAAATGGGATGCAAAGGTTGCAAGTGCAGGATGCTTAGCCTCATCAATATAGATCGCGTCCCCAAAGAAACTACCAAATAACATGGGATCAATGGTGTAGTAACCAATAATCACTGAGGGGATTGCCAAAGCGATCAGCGGCAAGGTAATGACCCAAGGTGACTCATGGGGTTTCTCACCTGGCGCGAGCCCATGATGCTCATCGTGCGCATCGTGCGAATGGTGATGGTCATGATCATGACCAAATCGCTCCTTGCCATGGAAGACATAAAAGTAGAGGCGGAAGGAATACAAGGCGGTTACAAAGACGCTCGCCATCACCGCAAAATATGCAAAACCTGATCCAGGTATGGTGCTCGCCGCCACCGCCTCAATAATCGAGTCTTTGGAGTAAAAACCTGAGAAAAATGGTGTGCCAATCAACGCCAAGGAACCAATTAACATCACCAAACAGGTAATTGGCATGTATTTCCAGAGGCCGCCCATCTTGCGCATGTCCTGCTCGTGATGCATTCCAATGATCACACTACCCGCCCCTAAGAACAACAAAGCTTTAAAGAAAGCGTGGGTCATTAAATGGAAGATAGCAATTGGATAGGCAGAGACGCCGAGCGCAACGGTCATGTAGCCCAATTGCGAGAGCGTTGAATACGCCACCACGCGCTTGATATCGGTTTGCACGATTCCCAAGAATCCCATGAAGAGCGCGGTAATCGAACCGATGACCAGAATGAAGCTCAAGGCAACATCGGAGAGCTCAAACAAGGGCGACATGCGGGTCACCATAAAAATACCTGCGGTCACCATGGTTGCCGCATGAATCAACGCAGAAATGGGGGTTGGACCTTCCATCGAATCCGGTAACCAGACATGCAATGGGAACTGAGCAGACTTACCCATCGCACCAATAAAGAGACAAATGCAAGCAACCGTGATTAGATTCCAATCCGTTCCTGGCACAGTCTGGGCTGCCATCACCGTATTTTGAGAAAAGATATCGGCGTAGTTCATGGAGCCGGTAGCAGCAAGCAATAGCCCAATCCCCAGGATGAATCCAAAGTCGCCCACACGGTTGACCAAGAAGGCCTTCATGTTGGCAAAAATCGCCGTGGGACGATCGTAATAAAAACCGATCAGCAAATACGACACAACGCCTACCGCCTCCCATCCAAAGAACAGCTGCAGCATGTTGTTGCTCATCACGAGCATCAGCATGGCAAAGGTAAACAAGGAGATATAAGCGAAGAAACGGTTGTAGCCCTCCTCGCCTGCCATATACCCAATGGTGTAGATGTGGACCATGAGAGAAACGAAGGTCACTACCACCATCATCACGGCGGTCAATGGATCAATCAGAAAGCCAATGTCAAAACTCAACTCGCCAATCTTCATCCAGGTGTAAACACTGCCATCGAAGTAATAGCCGTTCATTACCTCATATAAAACCCAGCACGACAGCAAGAACGCAATTGCGACCCCCAAAATAGTGATCGATTGGGATGCCACTTGGCCAATCCGATTGCCAAAAAACTTCGTTCCTAATAGTCCTGCAAACGCCGCTCCCACCAGCGGGGCTAGTGGAATCGCACAAAGATGGGCAGTGGTTAAAGCAATGGTCATGTCAACTAGCCTTTGAGATGGTCAAGATCTTCGGTATTAATCGTGTCAACCTTGCGGAATAGAACCACCAAGATCGCCAAACCAATCGCAGCCTCTGCTGCAGCTACGGTCAGAATAAAAAATACAAATACCTGACCGGCCATATCACCCAAGTAATGGGAGAACGCCACAAAGTTCATGTTGACGGCGAGCAACATCAGCTCAATCGCCATCAAGAGGATGATCACGTTACGCCGATTCAGGAAGATGCCAACCACACTAATCGCAAACAGAATAGCGCCGAGAACTAAATAATGAGCGAGTGTGATGGTCATGCTGGATCACCTGGTTTGGTTCGAGACTTGAGGTCTTGCTTGGCGTCACGCTCAGCATCCATCGAGACAATCCGCATCCGATCTTTAGCGGAAACCGCAACCTGCTCTGCAATATTTTGACCCTTCACATCTTTACGTTTACGCAGAGTAAGGGCAACGGCCGCAATAATGGCAACCAACAAGACAATGCCGGCAACTTCAAAGGCATAAATGTATTCCGTAAACATTAAATAACCAAGGACTTGCGTATTATTTGCTGCCACCACATCGGGCAAGACGTTCACAGGTGCGGTGGTGCCAATAAAGCCGCGGATTAACACGATCGAGAGTTGCAAGATGATCACCACACCAATCAGCATGGCAAGTGGTAGGTATTTCTTGAAATCGCGTCGCAGATGCGCAAGATCCAGATCGAGCATCATCACCACGAATAAAAACAACACCATCACCGCGCCCACATAGACCAGGATCAGGATCAGGCTTAGGAACTCGGCTTTGAGCAACATCCAGATACCAGAGGCACTAAAGAATGCCAAAACCAAGAATAAGGCTGCGTGCACAGGATTGGGAACCGTAATGACCCGCAATGCGGAAATCACCAAGAGCGCCGCGAAAGCATAGAAAAAGGCTGAGAAGATTAAATTGGGGTCAAGGGTCATAAATCAATTAACGGTATGGTGCATCCGCCTCTCGGTTGGCTGCAATTTGCTTTTCGTATTCATCACCGACCGCTAGCAACATCTCCTTGGTAAAGTACAGATCACCGCGTTTATCGCCGAAATACTCAAAAATATTGGTCTCAACAATGGCGTCCACTGGGCAAGCCTCTTCACAATAGCCACAGAAAATGCATTTGGTCAGGTCGATGTCATAGCGCGTTGTTCTGCGGGTACCATCCTCACGCTGATCAGACTCAATCGAGATTGCCAGAGCCGGGCAAACGGCCTCACACAGTTTGCATGCAATGCAGCGCTCTTCCCCATTGGGATAGCGACGCAGTGCGTGTAAGCCCCGAAAACGGGGTGACAATGGGGTCTTCTCTTCCGGATACTGAATCGTGATCTTGGGTTTAAATAAATAACGCCCTGTAATCGACATTCCTTTAAGAACGTCTTTGAGCATTAAGCTATTCAGAAACTGAGAGGCGCGCTTGAACATAGTGATTAGCTCCAAATGTTCCAGGGGGACAAAATCCAAGCCCCAACCAACAATACCCAAACCACGGTTAGCGGAATAAAGATCTTCCAACCCAAACGCATGATTTGGTCATAGCGATACCGTGGCAATGAAGCCCGCAACCAAATAAAGCACGAGAGCACAAAAAAGATCTTGGCAAATAACCAAAAGAATCCTGGGATGTCGCGCAAGATGGGTAGATCAAGGATTGGTAACCAACCGCCCAAGAACATGATCGACGTTAAGGCGGCAATCAAGATCATATTGGCATATTCGGCCAAGAAAAATAATGCAAAGGCCATGCCGGAGTACTCCACCATGTGACCAGCAACAATCTCGGACTCCCCTTCTACCACGTCAAACGGGTGACGGTTGGTCTCCGCAACCCCGGAGATGAAATAGATCACAAACATGGGTAGTAAGGGCAACCAGTTCCAAGAGAGGAAGTTCAGGCCCATGTCGGCGAAGATGCCAACTTCTTGAGAGCGCACAATATTACTTAGGTTTAAGGAGCCGGCGACCATCAATACGGTCACCAGAGCTAAACCCATCGCAATCTCATAAGAGATCATTTGAGCAGAGGCACGCATGGCTCCCAAGAATGGGTACTTGGAGTTTGAGGCCCACCCCGCCAAGATCACGCCATACACACCCACCGAGGTAATGGCCATCACATAGAGGAGACCAGCGTTCACATCCGCAAGAACTAGGTCTGCTTGGAACGGCACCACTGCCCATGCAGCAAGCGCCGGGGTTAGCACCATGAGTGGGGCAATGATGTAGAGCGTATGACTTGCGCGCGTTGGGGAGACGATCTCCTTCATCAGAAGCTTTAATGCATCCGCAATTGGCTGGAATAAACCAAGCGGCCCAACCCGATTAGGACCTAAACGAATGTGCATCCAGCCAATCAGCTTGCGCTCCCACAGCGTGAGGTAGGCAACTGCGCCAAAAATGGGCAATACGATGATCAGGATCTTCGCTAAGTTCCAAACCAAAGGCCAGAACGAACCAAACAGTTGTTCACCGTGGCTGGTAATGAGATCGATCCAGTTGCCCATAACTACCTTAAGCGCTCACCGTTAATTTAGAAAGAGCCACTTCACCAAACATCGATGCTAGATGACCACTTAACTCCGTTGCTGTTGCAATCCGCACCACACCGTCGGCCAAGCCGGGTTGCAACACAACGCCCGCCTCAACCGTATGGCCAGCTTGGGTGAGCGACACGCGATCACCGGCCTGCAAACCAAGTTGTCCCCAAAGGGTCTCACCTACTCCGATCATGGCAGCATCCTTTGCATCACGGGTGCGTTGCAATGCAGGCGCGCGGCGCACAATCGCATCACTTGAATAAATCGCTTGATCGGCAAGGCGCTCAAGCGATGCAGCAATCTGAACCTGCTGCTGGATCTCAGGGCTAGCTGTAAAGCAATTATTGAGTTGGTCCTGCACCGGCTTTGCAAACGCATCGGCATAAACCTCTTCTGGCAGGTTATACAAAAAGCCCTCTAGGTTCAGAAGACTTCCGAGTGCACGGAGCACCTTCCATGCCGGTCTGGCATCTGCCAAGGGTCGAACGGAAGGCTGAATCGTTTGCACCTGCCCCGCCAAGTTCACAAAACTTCCAACCGTTTCGGTATAGGGAGTAATTGGCAGAATCACATCGGCTAATTCAAGTAAATCGGGGCTCGTATAGGCGCTCATCGCAATCACAGTATCAGCGCCCTGTAACGCGGCTCGAGTTTGTTGTGGATTGGGTAAATCCTGAAGTGGCTCGACGTGCAACATCACATAGGCACGCGCCTTACTTTGCAATACGGTATCAATGCTGCCTTGGTTACCTTGCGTTGCGTCAACCAGTTGCGCCCCCACTGAATTACCACCTTCGCATAAGAAGCCAAAGGTGCATCCTGAATGCTTTGCAATAAACTCTGCAAGGACATGCAAATCAGAGGCGTTGGGATGAGCAATCGCTAAGGATCCCAAGAATATTGCCTGCGGCTCAGGGCTCTCAAGTTTGGCATTGCCGAGTAACTGATCCGCGATCGCTTGCGCCTGTGGAGAAACACTTTTCACAGAGAGGCCAGCTGGAGACTGAACAGATGTTGCTTGCGCAATTGCTTGGGCAATTTGCCCCAACTGATCAACCCATTCACTGGGCTTCGATTTGAGATGCGCAGCAATCGGCATGAGCCAATCGTTACCACCTGCATCGAGTCGATAGACCTTAAGACCCTGCTTGGTAGCCGTGCGTATCCGAGCAGCAATCAGCGGCAGATCTTTGCGCAAATGACTACCAATCACCAATACACGTTTGAGTTCACTCAACTTCGCAATTGGCATACCCAACCAAGGAAGTGCAGCAGCTCCACGGGTATCGGTTTG encodes:
- a CDS encoding NADH-quinone oxidoreductase subunit J — protein: MTLDPNLIFSAFFYAFAALLVISALRVITVPNPVHAALFLVLAFFSASGIWMLLKAEFLSLILILVYVGAVMVLFLFVVMMLDLDLAHLRRDFKKYLPLAMLIGVVIILQLSIVLIRGFIGTTAPVNVLPDVVAANNTQVLGYLMFTEYIYAFEVAGIVLLVAIIAAVALTLRKRKDVKGQNIAEQVAVSAKDRMRIVSMDAERDAKQDLKSRTKPGDPA
- the nuoK gene encoding NADH-quinone oxidoreductase subunit NuoK, translated to MTITLAHYLVLGAILFAISVVGIFLNRRNVIILLMAIELMLLAVNMNFVAFSHYLGDMAGQVFVFFILTVAAAEAAIGLAILVVLFRKVDTINTEDLDHLKG
- the nuoI gene encoding NADH-quinone oxidoreductase subunit NuoI; translated protein: MFKRASQFLNSLMLKDVLKGMSITGRYLFKPKITIQYPEEKTPLSPRFRGLHALRRYPNGEERCIACKLCEAVCPALAISIESDQREDGTRRTTRYDIDLTKCIFCGYCEEACPVDAIVETNIFEYFGDKRGDLYFTKEMLLAVGDEYEKQIAANREADAPYR
- a CDS encoding trimeric intracellular cation channel family protein; the encoded protein is MEELGFWVGIIASAAFAVTGVLAISDRGVDLFGVLVLGIITAIGGGTIRDVILGVPVFWADAPIYILVAAIASIITFYAESTLSQPQLYKAILYIDGLGAALFGIQGADKAWHYDFGGSAAAIILGVVTAIGGGLIRDVLAGRKTLLMSYELYAIPVSLGCMLYVLLLNYFPEHAMIGSIACIVLIFAFRSAAIYWNLKVPVMFISRKK
- the nuoN gene encoding NADH-quinone oxidoreductase subunit NuoN, with amino-acid sequence MDTFDLIAIAPEIVLAFVASDLLLTSAFIKEKKDHVASDVFHTPRAASFVYFCSCLLLIGLGVVFLSRMVDLPYFAMAGLFQSDPIANLLKAGCCFALLVSLIYSKQYLIDRGLFRPDFLVLTLFALLGQLVLISASNLITLYLGLELMALSTYGLVAMRHSSGLSSEAAIKYFVLGALASGFLLYGMSMIYGVTGSLDLLEILRSLLDPRINHLIMAFGLVFIVAGVAFKFGVVPFHMWVPDVYQGAPTAVTLLIAAAPKLAAFALLFRLLINTLLPLISDWQPMLMILAVLSLVIGNITAIAQTNIKRMLAYSAIAQMGFVLLGMLSIFDDHAFSASMFYVIAYVITTLGTFGLLMVLSRKGYDCDTLEGLKGLNRKHPWYAFIGLIMMFSLAGVPPTLGFAAKLSVLEALVDADYIALAVIAVIASLIGAFYYLRVVKVMYFDEPSHEHSVTGSGIAKGVLGLNGLMVLLLGVFPAGLMALCLNIMRNTLVGS
- the nuoL gene encoding NADH-quinone oxidoreductase subunit L, giving the protein MTIALTTAHLCAIPLAPLVGAAFAGLLGTKFFGNRIGQVASQSITILGVAIAFLLSCWVLYEVMNGYYFDGSVYTWMKIGELSFDIGFLIDPLTAVMMVVVTFVSLMVHIYTIGYMAGEEGYNRFFAYISLFTFAMLMLVMSNNMLQLFFGWEAVGVVSYLLIGFYYDRPTAIFANMKAFLVNRVGDFGFILGIGLLLAATGSMNYADIFSQNTVMAAQTVPGTDWNLITVACICLFIGAMGKSAQFPLHVWLPDSMEGPTPISALIHAATMVTAGIFMVTRMSPLFELSDVALSFILVIGSITALFMGFLGIVQTDIKRVVAYSTLSQLGYMTVALGVSAYPIAIFHLMTHAFFKALLFLGAGSVIIGMHHEQDMRKMGGLWKYMPITCLVMLIGSLALIGTPFFSGFYSKDSIIEAVAASTIPGSGFAYFAVMASVFVTALYSFRLYFYVFHGKERFGHDHDHHHSHDAHDEHHGLAPGEKPHESPWVITLPLIALAIPSVIIGYYTIDPMLFGSFFGDAIYIDEAKHPALATFASHFHGPVAMALHGFTTPVFILLVLGVLVAAICYLWATSLPEKIAKIFAPIKTLLDNKYYLDDLNQWIFAKGALLIGGGLWKQGDQRVIDGFVVNGSAHLVGKFSGVIRHLQSGYLYHYAFAMIVGLIGLMAWILYTHIYIAY
- the nuoG gene encoding NADH-quinone oxidoreductase subunit NuoG gives rise to the protein MIEIHVDGKPVEVPQGSMVMHATNKLGTYVPHFCYHKKLSIAANCRMCLVEVEKAPKPLPACATPVMAGMKVFTHSAKAVEAQKSVMEFLLINHPLDCPICDQGGECQLQDLAVGYGKSSSRYKEEKRVVFHKNVGPLISMEEMSRCIHCTRCVRFGQEVAGVMELGMINRGEHSEITTFVGQTVDSELSGNMIDICPVGALTSKPFRYAARTWELVRKRSISPHDAVGANTTVQTKANHVMRVVALENEAINECWISDRDRFAYEGLNSPDRLTTPMVKQNGQWLETDWQSALDYVVHSLSDIQKQHGSQALAALAHPIASAEELYLLQKVMRGLGSHQIETRLRQTDTRGAAALPWLGMPIAKLSELKRVLVIGSHLRKDLPLIAARIRTATKQGLKVYRLDAGGNDWLMPIAAHLKSKPSEWVDQLGQIAQAIAQATSVQSPAGLSVKSVSPQAQAIADQLLGNAKLESPEPQAIFLGSLAIAHPNASDLHVLAEFIAKHSGCTFGFLCEGGNSVGAQLVDATQGNQGSIDTVLQSKARAYVMLHVEPLQDLPNPQQTRAALQGADTVIAMSAYTSPDLLELADVILPITPYTETVGSFVNLAGQVQTIQPSVRPLADARPAWKVLRALGSLLNLEGFLYNLPEEVYADAFAKPVQDQLNNCFTASPEIQQQVQIAASLERLADQAIYSSDAIVRRAPALQRTRDAKDAAMIGVGETLWGQLGLQAGDRVSLTQAGHTVEAGVVLQPGLADGVVRIATATELSGHLASMFGEVALSKLTVSA
- a CDS encoding NUDIX domain-containing protein, whose product is MSEKSFQDLAHTDDHLVEKRVSGEDVYTGIFLKMKRDTVLLPDGQQALREYLEHPGAVAILPILEDGRVVVERQYRYPIEQAVIEIPAGKLNPGEDPLLCAQRELQEETGYLAKRWSKIRRIHPVISYSTEFIDIYLAEGLTAGPARLDAEEFLDVFAAPLEELIEWVENGTITDVKTIISLYWLDRQRRLR
- the nuoH gene encoding NADH-quinone oxidoreductase subunit NuoH translates to MGNWIDLITSHGEQLFGSFWPLVWNLAKILIIVLPIFGAVAYLTLWERKLIGWMHIRLGPNRVGPLGLFQPIADALKLLMKEIVSPTRASHTLYIIAPLMVLTPALAAWAVVPFQADLVLADVNAGLLYVMAITSVGVYGVILAGWASNSKYPFLGAMRASAQMISYEIAMGLALVTVLMVAGSLNLSNIVRSQEVGIFADMGLNFLSWNWLPLLPMFVIYFISGVAETNRHPFDVVEGESEIVAGHMVEYSGMAFALFFLAEYANMILIAALTSIMFLGGWLPILDLPILRDIPGFFWLFAKIFFVLSCFIWLRASLPRYRYDQIMRLGWKIFIPLTVVWVLLVGAWILSPWNIWS
- a CDS encoding DUF1178 family protein, producing MKVYNLACDLEHHFEGWFASEDDFLSQQSSGTLCCPVCDSAHVSRLPSAPHIGGKVSAEEPVAVEPSQSIALSNADHGQLERQIQATFMKAMRELVGKSEDVGAAFAEEARKIHYKESPERSIRGQTSADEVMALREEGIDVLALPEMPVLKNTLQ
- a CDS encoding NADH-quinone oxidoreductase subunit M yields the protein MILSYAIWIPIVFGLMILVYGSERPSTGVKYLALFGAILGFIATLPLIANFDIANAGMQFVEKHSWIPRYDINYHLGVDGISVWFVVLTAFINIFVVIAAWEVITEKASQYYAAFMILSGLMIGVFSALDGLLFYIFFEATLIPMYIIIGVWGGQNRIYAAFKFFLYTLLGSLLALVAILYLYNLTNTFDLLTWHRAKLDIVEQVLIFIAFFMAFAVKVPMWPLHTWLPDVHVEAPTGGSVVLAAIMLKLGAYGFLRFSLPIAPDASILLGPIIIFLSLVAVIYVGLVALVQQDMKKLVAYSSIAHMGFVTLGFFIFSPLGIEGGIIQMISHGFVSGAMFLAIGVLYDRMHTRKIADYGGVVHRMPKFSAFMVLMAMANCGLPATSGFVGEFMVILAAVDYDFMIGLLSATALILGAAYSLWMVKRVIFGAITNPEVEKLEDLNGREFFMFIILSLCVIGMGVYPKPFTDIIHPAVMQLLEHVAISKL